The following coding sequences are from one Myxococcales bacterium window:
- a CDS encoding 16S rRNA (uracil(1498)-N(3))-methyltransferase, with protein MLRVFFSTLSDVREPDTKVVLQGEELRYLMLARRSRVGDACELFDGGGLVAAATMVAIAPTQAELRVALPRHTPALRPRLVVLQSLIKGDRMDVCLEKLVETGADDILLVNAERAVVKMAADKSAARHGRWAAQVLAAARQSERAYLPTIDGPFELAEAIGKLPTDAFKCATDPTGTPWPTAATNAAISAAATLAIAVGPEGGFSPQEYAQLHAAGFVSHAISPHILRAETAGPIAVALARATALQ; from the coding sequence ATGCTGCGCGTATTTTTTTCAACTTTGTCTGATGTCCGTGAACCGGACACAAAAGTCGTTCTGCAAGGCGAAGAGCTGCGCTATCTCATGCTGGCGCGCCGCAGCCGCGTCGGCGATGCCTGCGAGCTTTTTGACGGTGGCGGCCTGGTCGCCGCCGCCACCATGGTGGCCATCGCGCCAACCCAGGCGGAGCTGCGCGTCGCGCTGCCACGCCACACGCCCGCGCTGCGGCCGCGCCTTGTCGTGCTGCAAAGCCTGATCAAGGGCGATCGCATGGACGTCTGCCTTGAGAAGCTGGTGGAAACCGGCGCCGATGATATCTTGCTCGTCAACGCCGAGCGCGCCGTCGTCAAGATGGCCGCGGACAAGTCGGCGGCCCGGCACGGGCGATGGGCGGCGCAAGTGCTCGCGGCCGCGCGCCAAAGTGAGCGGGCGTATCTGCCCACCATCGACGGTCCGTTCGAGCTCGCCGAGGCCATCGGCAAGTTACCCACGGATGCGTTCAAGTGCGCCACCGACCCTACGGGCACGCCATGGCCCACGGCGGCGACCAACGCCGCGATCAGCGCAGCCGCCACGCTCGCCATTGCCGTCGGCCCCGAGGGCGGGTTTTCGCCACAAGAGTACGCGCAGCTCCACGCGGCGGGCTTTGTCAGCCATGCCATCTCGCCGCATATTTTGCGCGCCGAAACTGCGGGGCCGATTGCAGTCGCTTTGGCGCGCGCCACGGCGCTCCAATAG
- a CDS encoding polysaccharide biosynthesis/export family protein has product MQRNPRVSRSTWMSLFVAMVVLASCGKPRAPDYPYDKEPDPRRAEYVLGVGDQVYINVWENSALTTDATVRPDGTITMPLIGDLVASGETPSSLKTTIQKRLVDYVKLEGTEITVSVREVNSYRFTISGEVVRPGIFTSAQYVTVAEAVALAGGFTRFADRNKMTLMRRDAKSGKVRNIPLVYDLLATGDRPDMNLFLLAGDSLFVP; this is encoded by the coding sequence ATGCAACGCAACCCACGTGTCTCGCGCTCGACTTGGATGAGCCTGTTTGTCGCGATGGTCGTGCTCGCCAGCTGTGGCAAGCCACGAGCGCCTGACTATCCGTATGATAAAGAGCCCGATCCGCGGCGCGCCGAATACGTGCTGGGCGTAGGCGACCAAGTCTACATCAATGTGTGGGAGAATTCGGCGCTCACCACCGATGCCACCGTGCGGCCCGATGGCACGATCACCATGCCGTTAATTGGCGATTTGGTGGCCAGCGGCGAGACGCCGTCGTCGCTCAAGACCACCATCCAGAAGCGCCTCGTAGACTACGTCAAGCTCGAGGGCACAGAGATCACCGTTTCGGTGCGCGAGGTCAACAGCTATCGCTTCACGATTTCCGGCGAGGTTGTGCGGCCTGGGATTTTCACATCGGCGCAGTACGTTACCGTCGCCGAGGCGGTCGCGCTCGCGGGGGGCTTTACGCGTTTTGCCGATCGCAACAAGATGACGTTGATGCGGCGCGACGCCAAGTCTGGCAAGGTGCGCAATATTCCGCTCGTCTACGACTTGCTCGCGACCGGCGACCGACCCGACATGAACTTATTTTTGCTCGCCGGCGACTCGCTCTTCGTGCCGTAG
- a CDS encoding DUF1508 domain-containing protein: MSLSHLGASEDHVCGRVTAEVPRAACLHGTLHAQRSVMKRKTYLPILSTLLMSGLTVAAIPGCLSQDAQDEIDGADLDKGIPKIEIIRNASGQYRFNVKANNGEVVLRSQSYQTLAGATNGVESVKTNGADLEQYVLLQTTNGKWYFNLRAGNNKIIATSEIYSSKSNAKRGMKTAAAILAWVDGPEIFTSMQPRFVTFKALDGKYYTQLVGAYGDVMLRSKAYATKASANNAIDKLYEVGVDSSAFVAQEAQNGQTYFVVKDGSSVLAYGQPFSSYQDLNAGKEAANALLRQLTPAPKVVCTLTRRAGVPVQYEEDGEIFTAAEAGPASQDVLMLMTEEGAEPQEGVQAYLGKYWISLRRYEDLIYVMFSESEIVADETGDLECNDAPANVEDDRIFCKEPIIIDANLGVPDMDDSNDVHAFDFSCQYR, translated from the coding sequence ATGAGTTTGAGTCACCTCGGCGCGAGCGAAGATCACGTCTGCGGCCGCGTAACCGCGGAGGTGCCTCGCGCGGCGTGCCTGCATGGCACGCTGCATGCACAGCGCAGCGTCATGAAGCGAAAAACCTATTTGCCTATTTTATCAACCCTCCTTATGTCAGGCCTAACCGTAGCTGCCATCCCTGGCTGTCTTAGCCAGGATGCCCAGGACGAGATCGATGGCGCGGACCTCGACAAGGGCATTCCCAAGATCGAGATCATTCGCAACGCGAGCGGCCAGTATCGCTTTAACGTCAAGGCCAACAACGGCGAGGTCGTCCTCCGCTCGCAAAGCTATCAAACGCTTGCCGGCGCGACCAACGGCGTCGAATCGGTCAAGACCAATGGCGCCGACCTCGAGCAGTATGTGTTGCTGCAAACCACCAACGGTAAGTGGTATTTCAACCTGCGTGCAGGCAACAACAAGATCATCGCCACCAGCGAGATCTACAGCAGCAAGTCGAACGCCAAGCGGGGCATGAAGACGGCTGCGGCGATCTTGGCGTGGGTTGATGGTCCCGAAATTTTCACCTCCATGCAGCCGCGCTTTGTCACGTTTAAGGCGCTGGATGGCAAGTACTACACGCAACTCGTCGGCGCCTACGGCGACGTCATGTTGCGCTCCAAGGCGTACGCCACCAAGGCCTCGGCCAACAATGCCATCGACAAGCTCTATGAAGTGGGCGTCGATTCTTCGGCATTTGTGGCGCAAGAGGCGCAAAACGGTCAAACCTACTTCGTGGTCAAAGATGGTTCGTCCGTGCTGGCGTACGGCCAACCTTTTAGCAGCTACCAAGATCTCAACGCGGGCAAGGAGGCGGCCAACGCGCTGCTGCGCCAGCTGACGCCTGCGCCCAAGGTGGTTTGCACCTTGACCCGGCGCGCCGGCGTCCCCGTGCAATACGAAGAAGACGGGGAGATCTTCACCGCCGCCGAGGCCGGCCCAGCCTCGCAAGACGTCCTCATGCTAATGACCGAGGAGGGGGCCGAACCGCAAGAAGGCGTTCAGGCTTACCTGGGCAAATATTGGATTTCGCTGCGCCGCTACGAGGACTTGATCTACGTCATGTTCTCAGAAAGTGAAATCGTCGCCGACGAAACCGGCGATTTGGAGTGCAACGATGCCCCAGCGAACGTTGAAGATGATCGGATTTTCTGCAAAGAACCCATCATCATCGATGCAAATCTCGGCGTGCCTGACATGGACGACTCCAACGACGTTCACGCCTTCGATTTTTCGTGCCAGTATCGTTAG
- a CDS encoding protein kinase, whose translation MANPVMPPGAYQDRYEVQEFLSEGGMGAIYRGVKRGAGGFDRPVVLKQLLPEYTEQPEFIDLFLREAKLTAGLDHANIVQTIDLVNAGREYFIVMEYVAGADVRTLLKKAKRRRSRLSVGASLQIAREVLSALAYAHDKRDPEGKPLGIIHRDISPSNILVSASGEVKVTDFGIAKAASHNSVFYRVKGKIGYMSPEQARSAPIDRRSDLYAVAVCLYEMLAGEKLFVNTALTASVDDMYAQPIPLVSRKASGLPADLDKLMLKALSLDPDARFQTASEFQEALLKVAHRHGFMMSASDLAPHLEVVCGPAGKWRDLNDNGDLPEKTAAHQSGTDLYAFADRDDDDDRVLQTDSALIAARPPPRREGNPFAGVELTSLLPSDSAKAPPRGRVSAPPPIPAGASFPIGEDTGILIAPPAASSGGSRGDAASSDGGRHEPSPKGPNPRTTAPPPNSASASGAPRGEPSRSLAGVSHSMMTGAVVVRRSIATRLASAPRWALALLVAALFLAIAAAIGFSGPSFDVQIPTLPKAP comes from the coding sequence ATGGCCAATCCAGTGATGCCGCCCGGCGCCTACCAAGACCGCTACGAGGTCCAAGAATTCTTGTCCGAAGGCGGCATGGGCGCGATCTACCGCGGGGTCAAGCGCGGCGCCGGCGGCTTTGATCGCCCGGTGGTGCTAAAGCAATTGCTGCCCGAATACACCGAACAGCCCGAGTTTATTGATCTGTTTTTGCGAGAGGCCAAGCTCACCGCGGGGCTTGATCACGCCAATATTGTCCAGACCATCGACCTCGTAAACGCCGGCCGCGAATATTTCATCGTCATGGAATACGTTGCCGGCGCTGATGTGCGCACGCTGCTTAAAAAGGCCAAGCGTCGCCGCAGCCGCCTGTCGGTAGGCGCCTCGCTACAAATCGCGCGCGAGGTGCTCTCGGCGCTCGCCTATGCCCACGACAAGCGCGATCCCGAGGGCAAACCGCTCGGCATCATTCATCGCGATATCTCGCCGTCAAACATCCTCGTGTCGGCCTCAGGCGAGGTCAAGGTCACGGATTTCGGGATTGCCAAGGCGGCGTCGCACAACAGCGTGTTCTATCGCGTCAAGGGCAAGATTGGCTACATGTCGCCCGAGCAGGCGCGTTCGGCACCTATCGACCGCCGCAGCGATCTGTATGCGGTCGCGGTCTGTCTCTATGAAATGCTTGCGGGCGAGAAGCTTTTTGTCAACACCGCGCTCACCGCGAGCGTCGACGATATGTATGCGCAGCCGATTCCGCTGGTTTCGCGCAAGGCCAGCGGCCTGCCCGCCGATCTCGACAAGCTCATGCTCAAGGCGCTCAGCCTCGATCCAGATGCGAGGTTTCAGACCGCCTCGGAATTCCAAGAGGCCTTGCTCAAGGTCGCGCATCGCCATGGCTTTATGATGTCCGCGAGCGACCTCGCGCCACACCTCGAGGTAGTTTGCGGGCCGGCGGGCAAATGGCGCGATCTTAATGACAATGGCGACTTGCCCGAGAAAACCGCGGCCCATCAGTCGGGGACGGATCTCTATGCCTTTGCCGACCGCGACGATGACGACGACCGGGTGCTGCAAACCGATTCCGCGCTGATTGCCGCCCGTCCACCGCCTCGCCGCGAGGGCAATCCCTTCGCCGGCGTCGAGCTCACCTCGCTGTTGCCGTCCGATAGCGCCAAGGCGCCGCCGCGGGGCCGCGTCTCCGCACCGCCGCCCATCCCCGCGGGTGCGAGCTTCCCAATTGGGGAGGACACCGGCATCCTGATTGCGCCGCCCGCAGCGAGCAGTGGTGGTAGCCGTGGTGACGCCGCGAGCTCCGACGGCGGCCGCCATGAGCCCTCGCCCAAGGGCCCCAATCCGCGCACCACCGCGCCACCCCCAAACAGTGCCAGCGCAAGTGGCGCGCCGCGTGGCGAACCATCGAGGTCGCTCGCGGGCGTTAGCCACAGCATGATGACTGGGGCCGTCGTCGTGCGGCGTTCGATCGCGACGCGCCTTGCCTCGGCGCCGCGATGGGCGTTGGCACTGTTGGTGGCCGCGCTCTTTCTTGCGATCGCCGCCGCGATTGGGTTTTCCGGTCCAAGCTTTGACGTGCAGATTCCGACGCTGCCCAAAGCGCCTTAG
- a CDS encoding 50S ribosomal protein L11 methyltransferase — translation MEWIEVVIPVDVDLIDDVAAIMVDSCAETKYGVQLRGDEIVFWAPTQEAEHIVAGVRAALTDIAALGMDVDPAAVRLERSGPEEEWRDAWKKHFHVTRIGQRMVIQPSWEPFNPTANDIVIKLDPGMAFGTGTHASTRLVMQEIERLAAAGVAPTRVLDVGAGSGILSIAAVKLWPGATALAIDNDPIAVDACRDNVAVNDAAALIVSSIDALPAIGEQFPLVLANIQAHVLLALKDELVAKVAPGGWLIMSGLLSTQAAGVTEQFVAAGFVVDASRPDSEDPQWTAVVLRRAA, via the coding sequence ATGGAATGGATCGAAGTTGTCATTCCCGTCGATGTCGATCTGATCGACGACGTCGCGGCGATCATGGTCGATAGCTGCGCCGAGACCAAGTATGGCGTGCAGCTGCGTGGCGACGAAATCGTTTTTTGGGCGCCGACGCAGGAGGCCGAGCACATCGTCGCCGGCGTGCGCGCCGCGCTGACCGATATCGCGGCGCTCGGCATGGACGTCGACCCCGCGGCAGTGCGCCTTGAGCGCTCGGGCCCCGAAGAAGAATGGCGCGACGCGTGGAAGAAGCATTTTCATGTCACGCGCATCGGCCAGCGGATGGTGATCCAGCCGAGCTGGGAGCCGTTTAATCCGACCGCGAACGACATCGTCATCAAGCTCGATCCGGGCATGGCGTTTGGCACCGGGACCCATGCCTCGACGCGGCTGGTGATGCAAGAAATCGAGCGCCTCGCCGCGGCGGGCGTTGCGCCAACCCGCGTGCTCGACGTCGGCGCCGGCTCGGGCATTTTATCGATTGCCGCGGTGAAGCTGTGGCCCGGCGCCACGGCGCTGGCCATCGACAACGATCCGATCGCGGTGGACGCCTGCCGCGATAACGTCGCGGTCAATGACGCCGCGGCGCTCATCGTGTCGTCGATCGACGCCCTGCCCGCCATTGGCGAACAATTTCCGCTAGTGCTCGCCAACATCCAGGCGCACGTGCTGCTGGCGCTGAAGGACGAGCTCGTCGCCAAGGTCGCCCCCGGCGGCTGGCTGATCATGTCGGGCCTGCTCTCGACCCAGGCCGCGGGCGTCACCGAGCAATTCGTCGCGGCCGGCTTTGTCGTCGACGCCTCTCGCCCCGATAGCGAAGATCCGCAATGGACGGCGGTCGTGCTGCGGCGCGCGGCATAA
- a CDS encoding sigma 54-dependent Fis family transcriptional regulator encodes MSIERTEATSVILDGDMTFTRQHKGGVFLVIKGPDRGDQIQLGDSPVTIGKSSECELVLSDETVSRRHLTAEMVNEEVIVTDCGSSNGSFLSGSRIEKIAIGFGAEIKLGKTVIKFLPVEEAVKPEPSAKQSFGSIVGGETKMRQMFGLLEDIAPTNATVLIEGETGTGKELIAEEIHNHSSRKNGPFVVFDCGSVPRELIESMLFGHIKGSFTGAIADRKGAFLEANGGTIFLDEIGEMAIDMQPSLLRALDKRQVKKVGASTYEKIDVRVVAATNRDLRAEVMKKQFREDLYYRLAVVKVGVPPLRDRGADIELIINHFIQQIRPGLGVAPEDMAKLKRHNWPGNVRELRNAIERACLLARGPTIHVDDEVLNQGVAQGGGAGVGIRTDLPFKEAKGQLVEHFEREYIEDLFRRHAGNLSAAAREAQIDRKHLRELLRKYDLVPRGKDDDLE; translated from the coding sequence ATGTCAATCGAGCGAACCGAAGCGACCTCCGTCATTTTAGACGGCGACATGACGTTTACGCGCCAACACAAGGGCGGCGTGTTTTTGGTCATCAAGGGCCCCGATCGCGGCGATCAGATTCAGCTCGGGGACTCGCCGGTGACCATTGGCAAGTCCTCGGAGTGCGAGCTCGTGCTCAGCGATGAAACCGTGTCGCGCCGCCACCTCACCGCCGAGATGGTGAACGAAGAAGTCATTGTCACCGATTGCGGCTCGAGCAACGGCAGCTTTCTCAGCGGCTCGCGCATAGAAAAGATCGCTATCGGCTTTGGTGCCGAGATCAAGCTCGGCAAGACCGTGATCAAATTTCTGCCGGTCGAAGAGGCGGTCAAGCCTGAGCCTTCGGCCAAGCAGTCGTTTGGCTCGATCGTCGGCGGCGAGACCAAGATGCGCCAGATGTTTGGCCTGCTCGAAGACATCGCGCCGACCAACGCCACCGTGCTAATCGAAGGTGAGACCGGCACCGGCAAAGAGCTTATTGCCGAGGAGATCCACAATCACTCGTCGCGGAAGAATGGCCCCTTTGTGGTGTTCGACTGCGGCTCGGTGCCGCGCGAACTCATCGAGAGCATGCTCTTTGGCCACATCAAGGGCTCGTTTACCGGGGCGATTGCCGATCGCAAGGGCGCCTTCTTAGAGGCCAACGGCGGCACGATCTTTCTCGACGAAATCGGCGAGATGGCGATCGACATGCAGCCTTCCTTGCTGCGCGCGCTCGACAAGCGCCAGGTCAAAAAAGTCGGCGCCAGCACCTACGAGAAAATCGACGTGCGCGTCGTCGCGGCGACCAATCGCGACCTGCGCGCCGAGGTCATGAAGAAGCAGTTTCGCGAAGACCTCTATTACCGGCTCGCGGTGGTTAAGGTGGGCGTGCCGCCGCTGCGCGACCGCGGCGCCGACATCGAGCTCATCATCAACCATTTTATCCAGCAGATCCGCCCGGGCCTGGGGGTCGCACCCGAAGACATGGCCAAGCTCAAGCGCCACAATTGGCCGGGCAACGTGCGCGAGCTGCGCAACGCCATCGAGCGCGCGTGTTTGCTGGCGCGTGGCCCCACCATCCATGTCGATGACGAGGTGTTAAACCAAGGCGTCGCCCAGGGCGGCGGAGCCGGGGTCGGCATCCGCACCGACCTGCCGTTCAAAGAGGCCAAGGGCCAACTCGTCGAGCACTTCGAGCGCGAATACATCGAAGACCTATTTCGCCGCCATGCCGGTAACTTGTCGGCCGCGGCGCGCGAGGCTCAGATCGACCGCAAGCACTTGCGCGAGCTGCTGCGCAAATACGACTTAGTGCCGCGCGGCAAAGACGACGATTTAGAATAG
- a CDS encoding CapA family protein, whose product MKTKPARRHNYPLSLGVGASLCLAVGCLADSPEPVTDDDDTTDETYIPLADDAKAGAPLVFTGTCEPGVDISIAAVGDVLLHGPLQVQAVGHEARFASLWQPIADLLTIADITYANLEGPTAVGVRATGRNATDPGFVFDNAIYTSYPQFNYHPYLLADLQGSGVDVVSTANNHSLDRRELGVDRTIDALHAVGLPYTGTRKTTDGAWHTVTSAKGINIAWLACTYGTNGIPDRDQKVLHCWDDEAEVLALIGELAADPAIDLVAVTPHWGDEYNANPNTAQKRLAKKFADAGASIIFGSHPHVTQPWAKLIAADGREVFVIYSLGNFVSGQTALARKSTLLAYVGIHKSAMGTVVTGVKYVPLYMNKKEGVRALEAIDRGNSSPDSRTLTTSMYGLANLLDPEDAALGALGLQTPCPAP is encoded by the coding sequence ATGAAGACCAAGCCCGCGCGAAGGCATAACTATCCGCTGAGCCTCGGGGTGGGCGCCAGCCTATGCTTGGCGGTTGGATGTCTTGCCGACTCACCTGAGCCAGTGACCGACGACGACGACACGACCGACGAAACCTATATCCCGCTCGCCGACGATGCCAAGGCAGGCGCTCCGTTGGTGTTCACAGGCACTTGCGAGCCCGGTGTCGATATCTCGATCGCCGCGGTGGGCGACGTCTTGCTGCACGGGCCCCTGCAAGTGCAAGCGGTTGGCCATGAGGCGCGATTTGCTAGCCTTTGGCAACCCATCGCAGACTTGCTAACGATCGCGGATATCACCTATGCAAATTTGGAGGGACCGACCGCGGTGGGCGTGCGGGCGACGGGCCGCAATGCCACAGACCCGGGCTTCGTCTTCGACAACGCCATTTACACCAGCTATCCGCAATTTAACTATCATCCCTACCTGCTCGCCGATCTGCAGGGGTCGGGCGTCGACGTCGTCTCAACCGCCAATAATCACTCGCTCGATCGGCGCGAGCTTGGCGTCGATCGCACCATCGACGCGCTGCACGCGGTGGGCCTGCCCTACACCGGTACGCGCAAGACCACGGATGGGGCGTGGCACACCGTGACCTCGGCCAAGGGGATCAATATTGCCTGGCTCGCGTGTACCTATGGCACCAACGGCATCCCGGATCGCGATCAAAAGGTATTGCACTGCTGGGACGATGAGGCCGAGGTCTTGGCGCTCATTGGCGAACTGGCCGCTGATCCCGCGATCGATTTGGTGGCGGTGACGCCGCACTGGGGCGACGAGTACAATGCCAACCCTAACACCGCGCAAAAACGCTTGGCCAAAAAGTTCGCCGACGCTGGCGCGTCGATCATCTTCGGCTCGCACCCACATGTTACGCAGCCCTGGGCCAAGCTCATCGCTGCCGACGGCCGCGAGGTGTTTGTTATCTATTCCCTAGGAAATTTTGTCTCGGGGCAAACCGCCTTGGCGCGCAAGTCGACCTTGCTGGCCTACGTGGGCATCCACAAATCCGCGATGGGCACCGTGGTTACCGGCGTCAAGTACGTGCCCCTCTACATGAATAAAAAGGAGGGCGTGCGCGCGCTCGAGGCCATCGACCGCGGCAACTCGTCTCCTGACAGTCGCACCCTTACCACGTCGATGTACGGGCTGGCCAACCTGCTAGATCCCGAGGATGCAGCCCTCGGGGCCTTAGGCCTTCAAACGCCGTGTCCCGCGCCGTAG
- a CDS encoding PilZ domain-containing protein, whose product MMRRISLRLERESQWAAMYDARLKRVRVPSLAQTGEAVQFGQAMRLDIELGTSGTVVVLRGLVIEEVTEEAPLDPVGGIVQDGASPDTAPLGMPAPAGGDAVAAEALAPVTYTILEISPIDRDKVSHLRAFLRGALLNLRRRRRVMVRLPVVFRGIDGLVETFSRDISEEGMFVYSQSLLPEKTKLQLQVRFPDGGEAILDAFVVYVVRPEREAQPGMGLRFELTTPAASEVLPTQIACVEKALHEGSLADEYY is encoded by the coding sequence ATGATGCGCCGCATCTCGCTTCGACTCGAACGCGAATCTCAATGGGCCGCGATGTACGACGCACGGCTCAAGCGCGTCCGTGTGCCAAGCCTGGCCCAAACCGGCGAGGCCGTGCAATTTGGCCAGGCGATGCGCCTCGACATTGAATTGGGGACGAGCGGCACCGTGGTCGTTTTGCGCGGGCTTGTGATCGAAGAGGTGACGGAAGAGGCTCCCCTCGATCCCGTCGGCGGCATCGTCCAAGACGGCGCGAGCCCGGATACCGCGCCGCTCGGCATGCCCGCGCCCGCGGGTGGCGATGCGGTCGCCGCGGAGGCCTTGGCGCCCGTCACCTACACGATTCTCGAAATTTCGCCCATCGATCGCGATAAGGTAAGCCACCTCCGCGCGTTTTTGCGTGGCGCCTTGCTCAACCTGCGGCGGCGGCGGCGTGTGATGGTTAGGTTGCCGGTGGTATTTCGCGGCATCGACGGGCTGGTCGAAACGTTCTCGCGAGATATCAGCGAAGAGGGCATGTTCGTGTATTCGCAGAGCCTGTTGCCGGAAAAAACCAAGCTCCAGCTGCAAGTACGGTTTCCGGACGGCGGCGAGGCCATCCTCGACGCCTTCGTGGTCTACGTGGTGCGGCCAGAACGCGAGGCTCAACCGGGCATGGGCCTCCGCTTCGAACTCACGACGCCAGCCGCGAGCGAGGTGTTGCCGACGCAGATTGCATGCGTCGAAAAGGCCCTGCACGAAGGCAGCCTTGCCGACGAATACTACTGA
- a CDS encoding transglycosylase domain-containing protein, protein MARYVRVANRRAEGALGLAWRVPLCLLIWLSWAAPLGSAAVAIAWLRGQARELPQPPDLARWVAQAPQTSHLRARDGTELMELPFDVAGEIGFRTVVRYSDIPTSLRDALLAAEDQRFFSHRGADFTAIARAGWDNYQAQRVVSGASTITQQVARNLIPELGRERSLARKVKEILMARRLERVASKETIFAVYANYVFLGARSYGVAAAARTYFNKPLAALSVTDAALLAGLVQAPSRLDPTQHPAAALARRNEVLRRMAELGTLPSDALMALQAAPLGLRLVPRAAGEAAPWASELARKWLMANHAEAVARGGLVAIVSVSPARELVAQQTVVQYMRGLAAASRQPDQADPPQAAALAWNLTTGYVEAQIGGTNFSASEFDRTSMACRQPGSAWKTVTYAAALERGAITPATPLRDAPITSYDADAQQAWKPASGSTYRGVALARDAFAWSLNAPAIDVFDRVGGQVIIDYARHWGLTSEISPLRPMALGASCVRMHELLAVYAAIARDGARFTPSLVVEVSRGDERLHDVTSAFDPWTPISRRLDALAQPPSRAQVMSPQTAFLMRSLLIAVAAHGTAAAVPHHGAVFAGKTGTTNDNTDAWFLGFTQREASGVWIGYDDAAQTLAARQDGAHAALPLWLRLAAWSPPAASRDAILGASPPGVARYRIDPETGLLAGAGVIGREVWLLGLTAPTETSDGVGALGVDGARTSTEF, encoded by the coding sequence ATGGCGCGTTATGTAAGAGTCGCCAATCGGCGCGCCGAGGGCGCGCTGGGCCTGGCGTGGCGCGTGCCGCTCTGCTTGCTCATCTGGCTGTCGTGGGCGGCGCCGCTGGGGAGCGCGGCGGTCGCCATCGCGTGGCTGCGCGGGCAGGCACGAGAGCTGCCCCAGCCGCCCGATTTGGCGAGGTGGGTGGCGCAGGCGCCACAGACGTCGCACCTGCGCGCGCGCGACGGGACCGAGCTGATGGAGCTGCCATTTGATGTCGCGGGGGAGATTGGCTTTCGCACAGTAGTCCGTTATTCGGACATTCCAACCAGCCTGCGCGATGCGCTATTGGCCGCCGAAGATCAGCGCTTCTTTAGCCATCGCGGCGCTGACTTCACCGCGATTGCGCGCGCGGGGTGGGACAACTATCAGGCCCAGCGCGTGGTCTCGGGGGCCTCAACGATCACGCAGCAAGTGGCTCGCAATCTAATCCCCGAGCTCGGGCGCGAGCGCAGCCTAGCGCGCAAGGTCAAAGAAATCTTGATGGCGCGGCGCCTCGAGCGCGTTGCGAGCAAGGAGACCATCTTCGCCGTGTATGCCAACTACGTGTTTCTCGGCGCGCGCTCGTATGGCGTCGCGGCGGCGGCGCGAACCTATTTCAACAAGCCCCTCGCGGCGCTCAGCGTGACCGATGCGGCGCTCCTGGCGGGGTTGGTGCAAGCGCCAAGTCGGCTCGATCCGACGCAGCATCCCGCCGCCGCGCTGGCGAGGCGCAACGAGGTCCTGCGGCGCATGGCCGAGCTTGGTACGCTGCCGTCGGACGCACTCATGGCGCTGCAGGCGGCGCCGCTGGGGCTGCGGTTGGTGCCGCGAGCGGCGGGCGAGGCGGCCCCATGGGCGAGCGAGCTTGCGCGCAAGTGGCTCATGGCAAATCACGCCGAGGCGGTGGCTCGCGGCGGGCTGGTGGCCATTGTTTCGGTTTCGCCTGCACGCGAACTTGTCGCGCAACAGACGGTCGTGCAGTACATGCGCGGCCTCGCTGCGGCGTCTCGCCAACCCGATCAGGCCGACCCGCCGCAGGCCGCGGCGTTGGCGTGGAATCTCACGACCGGCTATGTCGAAGCGCAAATTGGTGGCACCAATTTTTCTGCCAGCGAATTCGATCGGACCTCGATGGCGTGTCGCCAACCGGGCAGCGCGTGGAAAACGGTTACCTATGCGGCGGCGCTCGAGCGCGGCGCGATCACCCCCGCGACGCCGCTGCGCGACGCGCCGATTACGTCGTATGACGCCGATGCCCAGCAGGCGTGGAAGCCGGCCTCGGGCTCGACGTATCGCGGCGTGGCGCTGGCACGCGACGCGTTCGCGTGGTCGCTTAATGCGCCCGCGATCGACGTCTTTGACCGCGTCGGCGGCCAAGTCATTATTGACTACGCGCGGCACTGGGGCCTAACCAGCGAGATTTCGCCCTTGCGCCCGATGGCGCTCGGCGCGTCGTGCGTGCGCATGCACGAGCTGCTCGCGGTCTACGCCGCCATCGCACGCGATGGCGCCCGCTTTACCCCGAGCCTGGTAGTTGAGGTCAGCCGTGGTGACGAGCGCCTCCACGACGTTACCTCGGCCTTTGACCCGTGGACGCCCATCTCGCGGCGCTTGGACGCCTTGGCGCAGCCGCCATCGCGGGCCCAGGTGATGTCGCCCCAGACGGCCTTTCTCATGCGAAGCCTATTGATTGCGGTAGCGGCCCACGGCACCGCCGCCGCGGTGCCCCATCACGGCGCGGTCTTCGCGGGCAAGACCGGCACCACCAACGACAACACCGATGCGTGGTTTCTCGGCTTTACCCAGCGTGAGGCGAGCGGCGTATGGATTGGCTACGACGATGCCGCGCAAACGTTGGCGGCGAGGCAGGACGGCGCTCATGCCGCCTTGCCGCTTTGGCTGCGCCTGGCTGCGTGGTCGCCCCCGGCGGCGTCGCGCGATGCCATTTTGGGGGCATCGCCGCCTGGCGTCGCACGCTACCGCATCGATCCCGAGACCGGGTTGTTAGCCGGGGCGGGCGTGATAGGTCGCGAGGTGTGGTTGTTGGGGCTCACCGCGCCCACGGAAACCTCCGATGGCGTTGGCGCGCTCGGGGTAGATGGCGCGCGCACGTCGACGGAGTTTTAG